In Mangifera indica cultivar Alphonso chromosome 1, CATAS_Mindica_2.1, whole genome shotgun sequence, a single genomic region encodes these proteins:
- the LOC123214589 gene encoding probable calcium-binding protein CML41, whose protein sequence is MTTDRVSKPSKCFSNKALRLSFPRRRSKSRSTSSSPTSSTSPGESNTIKPSRDDELREVFRHFDGDGDGKISALELRSYFASIGEYMSYEEAQGAINDLDTDGDNFLDFQDFLQLMQGEGDEDLKRAFKMFELEKKGCITPKGLQKMLNRLGDSKSYDECVAMIQVFDIDRNGVLDYHEFYQMMTN, encoded by the coding sequence ATGACAACTGATCGAGTTTCTAAGCCATCCAAGTGCTTCTCAAACAAAGCGCTTAGGTTGAGTTTCCCTCGTCGCCGATCAAAGTCTCGGTCAACTTCAAGTTCTCCCACCTCCTCTACATCTCCAGGTGAAAGTAACACTATAAAACCCTCAAGAGATGATGAGCTGAGAGAGGTTTTTCGTCATTTCGATGGCGATGGTGATGGGAAAATATCGGCTCTCGAACTTAGGAGTTACTTTGCATCAATTGGAGAGTACATGTCGTACGAAGAGGCTCAAGGAGCAATCAATGATCTTGACACAGACGGTGACAACTTCCTTGACTTTCAAGACTTTCTGCAGCTTATGCAAGGAGAAGGCGATGAAGATCTAAAGAGGGCTTTTAAGATGTTTGAGTTGGAGAAAAAAGGTTGCATAACTCCAAAAGGGTTGCAAAAAATGTTGAACCGCCTAGGAGATTCAAAATCTTACGATGAGTGTGTTGCTATGATCCAAGTCTTTGATATCGATCGCAATGGAGTGCTTGATTATCATGAGTTTTACCAGATGATGACTAATTAG
- the LOC123217308 gene encoding lysM domain receptor-like kinase 4: protein MFNMGYLFLISVFILSLLCFSSLSQAQQPYVGLATTDCANADTSNSVLGYTCNGLNRSCQAYLIFRSLSPFDSVVSISTLFGSDPSQVSQINSVSETATFDTNKMVIVPVTCSCSGPYYQANTSYVIKSNDNYFSIANNTFQALSTCQALQDQNSYAGTNLIVGARVVVPVRCACPTKNQTDVGIQYLLSYLVQSGDTVTSISTKFGGNTVRTLEANMISEQTTIHYFTTLLVPLEKPPSSAQTIESPPPPPPSSTSDSSQNKGSNKTWIYVVVGVVAGTILLLILGTIIYCRCFLKSNKKETDSRIVSKSFEAREKPMKNELNEESQDFLDSMSSIAQSLKVYRFKELESATDNFSPICWIKGSVYRGIINGDVAAIKKVNGDVSKEINLLNKINHSNVIRLSGVCFNDGSWYLVYEFVDNGPLSDWIYDNRNEEKVLNWAQRIQIALDVATGLDYLHSFTSPPHVHQDINSSNVLLDSDSRAKIANFALARPTEGKEGEFALTRHIVGTKGFMAPEYLENGLVSTKLDVYAFGVLMLEILTGKEASAFYGEENKFLSNALDVALNKEDGLESLRHFIDPSMLGNYPQELAIFVIRLADSCLKKNPAHRPTMDEIVQSLSRILKASLA from the coding sequence ATGTTCAACATGGGCTACCTCTTTCTTATTTCTGTTTTCATTTTGTCCTTGCTATGTTTCTCTTCTCTAAGCCAAGCCCAACAGCCTTATGTAGGACTGGCAACGACGGATTGTGCCAACGCAGATACTTCCAATTCTGTTCTTGGGTACACCTGTAATGGCCTAAACAGGAGTTGCCAAGCTTACCTCATTTTCAGGTCTTTATCTCCTTTTGACTCTGTTGTCTCCATCTCTACACTCTTCGGTTCGGACCCATCTCAGGTCTCCCAAATAAATTCAGTTTCTGAGACAGCAACATTTGACACCAATAAAATGGTGATAGTTCCCGTTACCTGCTCTTGTTCAGGCCCATATTACCAGGCTAACACATCTTATGTTATTAAGAGCAATGACAATTATTTCTCTATTGCAAATAACACTTTCCAAGCCCTCTCAACCTGTCAAGCACTCCAGGATCAAAACAGTTATGCTGGTACTAATTTAATTGTTGGTGCAAGAGTCGTTGTTCCTGTTAGATGTGCTTGTCCCACAAAGAACCAAACAGATGTGGGTATTCAGTATCTCTTGAGCTACCTAGTCCAGAGCGGTGATACTGTTACAAGCATTAGCACAAAATTTGGTGGGAATACAGTGAGAACTCTCGAAGCTAATATGATTTCTGAACAAACAACCATTCACTACTTCACTACACTTCTAGTTCCTCTGGAAAAGCCACCATCCTCTGCTCAAACAATAGAGTCACCACCGCCTCCGCCTCCATCTTCAACTTCTGATTCTTCCCAGAATAAAGGCTCAAACAAAACATGGATTTATGTCGTAGTAGGGGTTGTTGCAGGAACTATTCTTCTATTGATATTGGGAACCATTATTTACTGTCGATGCTTTCTTAAAAGTAATAAGAAGGAAACTGATTCAAGGATTGTCTCAAAGAGTTTTGAGGCACGTGAGAAACCAATGAAAAATGAGCTAAATGAAGAATCTCAGGACTTCTTGGACAGTATGTCTAGCATAGCTCAATCTCTCAAAGTGTACCGTTTTAAAGAGCTTGAATCTGCAACAGATAATTTCAGCCCCATCTGTTGGATTAAAGGATCTGTTTATCGTGGCATAATAAATGGTGATGTTGCCGCAATTAAGAAAGTAAATGGAGACGTGTCAAAGGAGATAAATTTGTTGAACAAGATCAATCATTCTAATGTTATCCGCCTCTCTGGCGTTTGTTTCAATGACGGCAGTTGGTATCTGGTTTATGAGTTCGTTGACAATGGACCCTTGAGTGACTGGATTTATGACAACAGAAATGAAGAGAAAGTTTTAAATTGGGCACAAAGAATACAAATCGCATTGGATGTAGCCACGGGACTTGACTATCTGCATAGCTTCACCAGCCCTCCTCATGTTCACCAAGATATAAACAGCAGCAATGTTCTACTTGATAGTGATTCCAGGGCTAAAATAGCAAACTTTGCTCTAGCAAGGCCAACAGAGGGAAAGGAAGGTGAGTTCGCCTTGACAAGGCACATTGTAGGAACTAAAGGCTTCATGGCTCCTGAGTATCTGGAAAATGGTCTAGTTTCCACAAAGCTTGATGTCTATGCATTTGGTGTTCTGATGCTGGAGATACTCACTGGGAAAGAGGCTTCTGCATTTTATGGAGAAGAGAATAAGTTTTTATCAAATGCCCTGGATGTTGCACTTAACAAGGAAGATGGCCTAGAAAGTTTGAGGCACTTCATCGATCCTTCAATGCTAGGGAACTACCCTCAAGAACTAGCCATTTTTGTGATCAGGTTGGCCGACagttgtttaaagaaaaatcCAGCACATCGCCCGACCATGGATGAAATAGTGCAGTCTCTCTCAAGAATTTTGAAAGCTTCACTAGCATGA
- the LOC123193514 gene encoding lysM domain receptor-like kinase 4: MFKMASLTLISVFSLLMLSLCSSIYAQQPYLGKATTACHKVDTSNSNSVLGYSCNGLNRNCQAYLIFRSLPPFNTVASISTLLNSDPSQLSQINGASENATFETNRRVIVPVNCSCSGKYYQANTTYVIQHDNTYFVVVANNTFQGLSTSQALKEQNSSLTKNLYSGTRLTVPLRCACPTKNQSHVKVQYLLSYIVTWGDTISRISARYGVDTGRTLEANGISEQAPNIYPFITVLVPLQNLPTDAQTAEPPPPPSSKSGSNGGSGRTWIYAVVGVLVGSALRMIIGGVVFFLLIRRSKREPVEVVASDEEREMPLNKNSQEVLDILSYIAQSLRVYNFKELQSATDNFSSSCWIKGSVYRGKINGDFAAIKKMNGDVSQEINLLNKINHSSLIHLSGVCFNEGNWYLVYEFTDNGSLNDWIYDKRNEGKVLNWAQRIQIALDVATGLEYLHSFTSPPHVHQDINSSNVLLDSNFRAKIANFSLARPTVGKEGEFALTRHIVGTRGFMAPEYLENGIVSTKLDVYAFGVLMLEILTGKEAAALYGEDSTYLSDALDVVLKDEHGNLGHFIDPSMLGNYPSELAVTVIRLTENCLKKNAIHRPAIHEIVHSLSRILNASLTRELSNNIAR, encoded by the coding sequence ATGTTCAAAATGGCTTCCCTTACTctcatttctgttttttctcTGTTGATGCTATCTTTATGTTCTTCGATTTACGCTCAGCAGCCTTATCTTGGAAAAGCTACAACAGCTTGCCACAAAGTAGacacttcaaattcaaattctgtTCTTGGGTACTCCTGCAATGGCCTAAACAGGAATTGCCAAGCTTATCTTATCTTCAGATCTCTCCCTCCTTTCAACACTGTAGCTTCCATCTCCACACTCTTGAACTCTGATCCATCTCAGCTCTCTCAAATAAATGGAGCTTCTGAAAATGCTACATTCGAAACAAATAGGCGGGTCATAGTTCCTGTAAACTGCTCTTGTTCAGGTAAGTATTACCAGGCAAACACCACTTATGTTATTCAGCACGATAACACCTATTTCGTTGTTGTAGCAAATAATACCTTCCAAGGATTGTCAACTAGCCAAGCTCTGAAGGAACAAAACAGTAGTCTTACTAAGAATTTATATTCTGGTACAAGACTCACTGTTCCTCTTAGATGTGCCTGTCCCACGAAGAACCAATCTCATGTCAAAGTTCAGTATTTATTGAGCTACATAGTCACTTGGGGTGACACTATTTCTCGTATTAGTGCAAGATATGGTGTTGATACTGGAAGGACTCTTGAAGCTAATGGGATTTCTGAGCAAGCACCCAACATTTATCCCTTCATCACAGTACTAGTTCCCTTACAAAATTTGCCAACAGATGCTCAAACAGCAGAGCCGCCACCACCTCCATCTTCTAAATCTGGCTCCAATGGAGGCTCAGGGAGAACTTGGATTTATGCCGTTGTAGGGGTTCTTGTTGGCAGTGCTCTTAGAATGATCATCGGTGGAGTAGTTTTCTTTCTGTTGATTCGCAGAAGTAAGAGGGAGCCTGTGGAAGTTGTCGCCTCAGATGAGGAACGTGAAATGCCATTAAACAAAAACTCTCAGGAAGTTTTAGACATTTTGTCTTATATAGCTCAATCTCTGAGGGTGTACAATTTTAAAGAGCTTCAATCTGCAACAGATAATTTCAGCTCCAGTTGTTGGATTAAAGGATCTGTTTATCGTGGCAAAATAAATGGTGATTTTGCTGCCATTAAGAAAATGAATGGAGATGTGTCGCAGGAGATAAATTTGTTGAACAAGATCAATCATTCTAGTCTAATCCACCTATCTGGGGTTTGTTTCAATGAAGGGAATTGGTATTTGGTTTATGAGTTTACTGACAATGGATCCTTGAATGACTGGATTTATGACAAAAGAAATGAAGGGAAAGTTTTGAATTGGGCACAAAGAATTCAAATTGCTTTGGATGTAGCCACAGGACTTGAGTATCTGCATAGCTTCACCAGCCCTCCTCATGTTCACCAAGATATAAACAGCAGTAATGTTCTACTTGATAGTAATTTCAGGGCTAAAATAGCAAACTTTTCTCTAGCTAGGCCAACAGTGGGGAAGGAAGGTGAGTTTGCCTTGACAAGGCACATTGTAGGGACTAGAGGTTTCATGGCTCCTGAGTATCTTGAAAATGGTATAGTTTCCACAAAGCTTGATGTCTATGCATTTGGTGTACTCATGCTGGAGATACTCACTGGGAAAGAAGCTGCTGCATTATATGGAGAAGATAGTACGTATTTATCAGATGCCTTGGATGTTGTGCTTAAAGATGAGCATGGAAATTTGGGACACTTCATAGATCCCTCTATGCTAGGGAACTATCCTTCCGAACTTGCTGTAACTGTGATCAGATTGACTGAAAATTGCTTGAAGAAAAATGCTATTCATCGCCCAGCCATACATGAAATAGTGCATTCTCTCTCGAGAATCCTGAACGCTTCATTGACTCGGGAATTGTCAAACAACATCGCACGCTAA
- the LOC123193506 gene encoding lysM domain receptor-like kinase 4, whose protein sequence is MFKMASLTLISVFCLLMLRFRSSIYAQQPYVRKATTACRIVNTSNSNSVLGYSCNGLHRNCKAYLIFRSLPPFNTVASISTLLNSDPSQLSQINGVNESATFATNWRVIVPVNCSCSGKYYQANTTHAIQHDDTYFVIANNTFQGLSTCQALKQQNIILTKNLYSGTRLTVPLRCACPTKNQSHVKVQYLLSYIVTWGDTISRISARYGVDTGRTLEANEISEEAPTIYPFTTVLVPLQNLPTDPQTAEPPPPPPSSPSPPSSKSGSNGGSGKTWIYAVVGVLAGSALTLIFGGVVFFLLIRRSKREPVATVVSDSFEERVMPLNKNSDEESQEVLDVMSHVAQSLKVYDFKELQSATDNFSSSCWIKGSVYRGTINGDFSAIKKMNGDVSKEINLLNKINHSSLVHLSGVCFNEGNWYLVYEFADNGPLSDWIYDNRNEGKVLNWVQRIQIALDVATGLEYLHSFTSPPHVHQDINSGNVLLDSDFRAKIANFSLARPTEGQGGQFALTRHIVGTKGFMAPEYLENGIVSTKLDVYAFGVLMLEILTGKEAAALYGEDNTYLSDALDVVLKDGHENLGHFIDPSMQGNYPSELAMTVIRLIESCLNKSAIHRPAMDEIVHSLSRILNASLTGELSNNISG, encoded by the coding sequence ATGTTCAAAATGGCTTCCCTTACTCTGATTTCTGTCTTTTGTCTGTTGATGCTACGTTTCCGTTCTTCAATTTATGCTCAGCAGCCTTATGTTAGAAAAGCTACAACAGCCTGCCGCATAGTGAAtacttcaaattcaaactctgtTCTTGGGTACTCCTGTAATGGCCTACACAGGAATTGCAAAGCTTATCTTATCTTCAGATCTCTCCCTCCTTTCAACACTGTAGCTTCCATCTCCACACTCCTGAACTCTGATCCATCTCAGCTCTCTCAAATAAATGGAGTTAATGAGAGTGCTACATTCGCAACAAATTGGCGGGTTATAGTTCCAGTAAACTGCTCTTGTTCAGGTAAGTATTACCAGGCAAACACCACTCATGCTATTCAGCACGATGACACCTATTTCGTTATAGCAAATAATACCTTCCAAGGATTGTCAACTTGCCAAGCTCTGAAGCAACAAAACATTATTCTTACTAAGAATTTATATTCTGGTACAAGACTCACTGTTCCTCTTAGATGTGCCTGTCCCACGAAGAACCAATCTCATGTCAAAGTTCAGTATCTATTGAGCTACATAGTCACTTGGGGTGACACCATTTCTCGTATTAGTGCAAGATATGGTGTTGATACTGGAAGGACTCTTGAAGCTAATGAGATTTCTGAGGAAGCACCCACTATTTATCCCTTCACCACAGTACTAGTTCCCTTACAAAATTTGCCAACAGATCCTCAAACCGCAGAGCCGCCACCACCACCTCCATCTTCACCTTCACCCCCATCTTCTAAATCTGGCTCCAATGGAGGCTCAGGGAAAACTTGGATTTATGCCGTTGTAGGGGTTCTTGCAGGCAGTGCTCTAACATTGATCTTCGGTGGGGTAGTTTTCTTTCTGTTGATTCGTAGAAGTAAGAGGGAGCCTGTGGCAACCGTCGTCTCAGATAGCTTTGAGGAACGTGTAATGCCATTAAACAAAAACTCGGACGAAGAATCTCAGGAAGTTTTAGACGTTATGTCTCATGTAGCTCAATCTCTGAAGGTGTACGATTTTAAAGAGCTTCAATCTGCAACAGATAATTTCAGCTCCAGTTGTTGGATTAAAGGATCTGTTTATCGTGGCACAATAAATGGTGATTTTTCTGCCATTAAGAAAATGAATGGAGATGTGTCGAAGGAGATAAATTTATTGAACAAGATCAATCATTCTAGTCTAGTCCACCTATCTGGGGTTTGTTTCAATGAAGGAAATTGGTATTTGGTTTATGAGTTTGCTGACAATGGACCCTTGAGTGACTGGATTTATGACAACAGAAATGAAGGGAAAGTTTTAAATTGGGTACAAAGAATACAAATTGCATTGGATGTAGCCACAGGACTTGAGTATCTGCATAGCTTCACCAGTCCTCCTCATGTTCACCAAGATATCAATAGCGGTAATGTTCTACTTGATAGTGATTTCAGGGCTAAAATAGCAAACTTTTCTCTAGCAAGGCCAACAGAGGGGCAGGGAGGTCAGTTTGCCTTGACAAGGCATATTGTAGGGACTAAAGGCTTCATGGCTCCTGAGTATCTTGAAAATGGTATAGTTTCCACAAAGCTTGATGTCTATGCATTTGGTGTTCTGATGCTGGAGATACTCACTGGGAAAGAAGCTGCTGCATTATATGGAGAAGATAATACGTATTTATCAGATGCCTTGGATGTTGTGCTTAAAGATGGGCACGAAAATTTGGGACACTTCATAGATCCCTCTATGCAGGGGAACTATCCTTCCGAACTTGCTATGACTGTGATCAGATTGATTGAAAGTTGCTTGAATAAAAGTGCTATTCATCGTCCAGCCATGGATGAAATAGTGCATTCTCTCTCGAGAATCTTGAACGCTTCATTGACTGGGGAATTGTCAAACAACATCTCAGGCTAA